A region from the Flexibacter flexilis DSM 6793 genome encodes:
- a CDS encoding bile acid:sodium symporter family protein, with amino-acid sequence MKINIDRFVLFIILTIIIAYFFPQWGSKSSPIPLDTIGEVGVSLIFFFYGLKLSPDKLKSGLKNYKLHVVIQLSTFLLFPVLVLSAYGLAKTAALPIAQQQTLWLALLFLAALPSTVSSSVVMVSIAKGNMPAAIFNASISGLIGIVITPLWMGVLLQNTSTAGYDLSDVYLKLLIGILLPVVLGLLLQRWGGQYAKEYNEYLTLFDKSVILLIIYKSFSESFEQHIFQTVHWSDMAVISVAVLGLFYGVYFLIGKIANALNFSIEDRITAQFCGTKKSLVHGTVFSKILFAGSASVGIILLPLMLFHAFQLLIISAIAAKLGKREA; translated from the coding sequence ATGAAAATCAACATTGACAGATTCGTTCTTTTCATCATCCTTACCATTATTATTGCTTATTTTTTCCCGCAATGGGGAAGTAAAAGCAGTCCCATTCCGCTGGACACTATCGGCGAAGTAGGTGTTTCGTTGATTTTCTTTTTTTATGGATTAAAGCTAAGTCCAGACAAACTAAAGTCGGGACTCAAAAACTATAAACTACACGTAGTCATACAGTTATCTACGTTTTTGTTGTTTCCTGTGTTGGTGCTTTCGGCTTATGGTTTGGCCAAAACAGCGGCTTTGCCTATCGCCCAACAACAAACTTTGTGGCTGGCTTTGCTGTTTTTGGCGGCTTTGCCTTCTACGGTTTCCTCGTCGGTGGTAATGGTTTCAATTGCCAAAGGCAATATGCCTGCGGCCATTTTTAACGCCAGTATTTCGGGACTCATTGGCATTGTGATTACGCCGTTGTGGATGGGCGTTTTGCTCCAAAATACCAGTACGGCGGGTTATGACCTTTCCGACGTTTATCTAAAACTGTTGATAGGCATTTTGTTGCCTGTGGTGCTGGGTTTGCTGCTGCAACGCTGGGGCGGCCAATACGCCAAAGAATACAACGAGTACCTGACGCTTTTCGACAAGTCAGTTATTTTGCTGATTATCTACAAAAGTTTTTCCGAATCCTTTGAGCAACATATTTTCCAGACGGTGCATTGGTCGGATATGGCCGTGATTTCGGTGGCAGTGTTGGGGCTGTTTTATGGCGTGTATTTTTTGATAGGAAAAATCGCTAATGCCCTGAATTTTAGCATAGAAGACCGCATTACGGCGCAGTTTTGTGGTACAAAAAAATCCTTAGTTCACGGCACGGTTTTCTCCAAAATCTTGTTTGCGGGTTCGGCTTCGGTGGGAATTATTTTGTTGCCGCTCATGCTTTTTCATGCCTTCCAGTTGCTGATTATCAGTGCGATTGCGGCCAAGTTGGGCAAACGTGAAGCATGA
- a CDS encoding serine hydrolase domain-containing protein: protein MKKTLFLFAFVLSTQTISLAQRTRHFADSIRQAHQIPELSYVVVTGDKVLEIQALGKHSVNLPDTATLSDRFHLGSNTKALTAFLAAKCVEQGKLQWSSRFFDLFPEWKKDSKADYQNITLQELLSHRAHIWPFQGFEDPEIPKFTGNKQQQREAFGKFVLTLNPAANGENQEFRYSNAGYTLAALMLEKATGKTWEQLVEKILNKDLKLNVGFSWPENIKNKDTWGHSMENNQLMAEPCTTSYHIDLTEPSGDLNAKITDYLKFVQKNIQGLQGKDKYLTAKTYQLLHDGAPQYAMGWYNSYENGQSFSTHSGTAGTYFTLVSIDRQKHIGYIIFTNAFHEQVPKGATLLMRKLKATYGK, encoded by the coding sequence ATGAAAAAAACACTATTTTTATTCGCTTTCGTCCTTTCGACCCAAACAATTTCTTTAGCTCAGCGCACGCGCCATTTTGCTGATTCCATTCGTCAGGCACACCAAATCCCTGAGCTAAGTTATGTGGTGGTTACAGGCGACAAAGTTCTTGAAATACAAGCACTTGGCAAACATTCCGTAAACTTACCCGATACGGCCACACTTTCCGACCGTTTTCATTTGGGTTCTAATACCAAAGCCCTGACTGCTTTTTTGGCAGCTAAATGTGTGGAACAAGGTAAGTTGCAATGGTCGAGCCGTTTTTTTGATTTATTCCCAGAATGGAAAAAAGATTCAAAAGCTGATTATCAGAATATTACGCTACAAGAATTGCTTTCGCATCGGGCGCATATTTGGCCGTTTCAGGGCTTTGAAGACCCCGAAATTCCGAAATTTACAGGTAACAAGCAGCAGCAACGCGAAGCCTTTGGCAAATTTGTACTGACGCTAAATCCTGCCGCCAATGGCGAAAACCAAGAATTTCGGTATTCCAATGCGGGCTATACATTGGCCGCGCTGATGCTCGAAAAAGCAACAGGCAAAACATGGGAGCAATTAGTCGAAAAAATATTGAACAAAGACCTCAAACTAAACGTGGGTTTTTCGTGGCCTGAAAACATCAAAAACAAAGATACGTGGGGGCATTCGATGGAAAATAATCAATTGATGGCAGAACCCTGCACGACGAGTTACCACATAGACCTAACCGAACCATCTGGGGATTTGAACGCAAAAATTACGGACTATTTGAAATTTGTTCAAAAAAACATACAAGGTTTGCAAGGAAAAGACAAGTACCTCACAGCCAAAACGTATCAATTGTTGCACGATGGCGCACCACAATACGCGATGGGTTGGTACAATAGCTACGAAAACGGCCAATCATTTTCTACGCATTCGGGTACGGCTGGCACGTATTTTACGCTTGTTTCCATTGACCGACAAAAACACATTGGCTACATTATTTTTACCAATGCCTTCCATGAGCAAGTTCCCAAAGGCGCAACATTGCTAATGCGCAAGCTCAAAGCCACTTATGGCAAATGA
- the smc gene encoding chromosome segregation protein SMC, whose protein sequence is MQLSKLEVKGFKSFGDKITVNFDAGITGIVGPNGCGKSNIVDAIRWVLGEQKTKALRSEKMENIIFNGTKNRKPLQMAEVSLTFNNTKNILPTEYAQVSLTRRYYRTGESEYLLNGVTCRLKDITNLFLDTGIGSDSYAIIELKMVDDILNDRDNSRRNLFEEASGISKFKVRKKETFRKLEDTDKDLERVEDLLFEIVKNLKVLERQAKQTQRYFELKEEYKRWSVELAKLTVSQFSQSQQRIEKQVAAARAERETLNKQLAERDNLLQTEKAQMLQAEKLVASRQKQLHEFVSQIQQYENDRKIKNERLQLFTERIKNLDKQIAQDKDLQKNVATAIAQLTAEQHITQKQLAEVEAQLQTAQTEYETQKQLTGQLQTQAAEATQLFRQSQDEVYQLRKSLEINQIQISSLKQELEKNRADSDRHTESLGEFEDRMADLREQVLDKEQELNRRIAEETRTQQLIEQNTFEAEQAREQLIACNRQADAAQNEYNLTKSLVDSLEGFPEAIKFLKKQTDWNKNAPLVSDILTCEEQYRVAIEGYLEPLMNYYVVDDEAQALQAIRLLSESARGKANFFILSKLEEFRPTLPPSLNAQLKAAIEIVEFEPRYRRLVEYLLDNVYLVQSGAEQFPDVVGCTLLAPNGNLTKRAFSWAGGSVGLFEGKRIGRAKNLEKLQAQLKELASQTEKLKAVLEQKQNTVAELKRNTQKSVIESISKEINYLNQELVALRSKQEQLAVMLRNSDTRQEDILEKIAQLDADITEQRPKLQLQAFELQELETRIGSLNQDLLVNNELLTQKSGNYNQLNILFHQQENRQSSQQKEISYKESEAQVLANRVEQAATEQQRLTADIEALREIAEGSDEQLISMYAEKEAIEKGVNEAEREYYALRGRIDGADKEIRELQRRRELNDQLMSELQNKSNESALHLTAVRERLSVEFEIQITPEMMQDYDGGLYSEAELKERVQGVKSQLDKIGAINPMAMEAYNEIKERHDFISAQKQDLTEAKNSLLATISEIDTVARDNFMATFGQIREHFIRVFRSLFTDEDTCDLILTDPNNPLDSSIDIVARPKGKRPLTINQLSGGEKTLTAISLLFAIYLIKPAPFCIFDEVDAPLDDANIDKFNNIIRKFSAESQFIIVTHNKRTMASTDVIYGVTMLEQGVSRVIPVDLRELA, encoded by the coding sequence ATGCAATTAAGTAAGTTAGAAGTAAAGGGATTTAAAAGTTTTGGGGATAAAATAACCGTCAATTTTGACGCGGGCATTACGGGAATCGTCGGGCCAAATGGTTGCGGCAAATCCAATATTGTCGATGCGATTCGGTGGGTGTTGGGCGAGCAAAAAACCAAGGCTTTGCGTTCGGAAAAGATGGAAAACATTATTTTTAATGGCACCAAAAACCGCAAGCCTTTGCAGATGGCCGAAGTTTCCCTGACTTTTAATAATACAAAAAATATACTCCCGACCGAATACGCGCAAGTTTCGCTTACGCGCCGCTATTACCGCACGGGCGAAAGCGAATATTTGCTCAATGGCGTTACGTGTCGGCTTAAAGATATTACTAACTTGTTCTTAGACACGGGTATAGGTTCGGACAGTTACGCCATTATCGAACTGAAAATGGTGGACGACATTCTCAACGACCGCGACAACTCGCGCCGCAATTTGTTTGAGGAAGCCTCAGGAATATCCAAATTTAAGGTACGCAAAAAAGAAACTTTTCGCAAGCTCGAAGACACCGACAAGGATTTGGAACGTGTCGAAGATTTGCTTTTCGAAATCGTCAAAAACCTGAAAGTGCTGGAGCGACAGGCCAAGCAAACGCAGCGTTATTTTGAGCTAAAAGAAGAATACAAGCGTTGGAGCGTGGAACTGGCCAAACTTACGGTAAGTCAGTTTTCGCAGTCGCAGCAGCGCATCGAAAAGCAAGTAGCGGCAGCACGCGCCGAGCGCGAAACACTGAACAAGCAACTGGCCGAACGTGATAATTTGTTGCAAACCGAAAAAGCGCAAATGCTTCAGGCCGAAAAGTTGGTTGCCTCGCGGCAAAAGCAGTTGCATGAGTTTGTAAGCCAAATTCAGCAATACGAAAACGACCGCAAAATCAAAAATGAGCGTTTGCAATTGTTTACCGAGCGCATCAAAAATCTGGACAAGCAAATTGCCCAAGACAAAGATTTGCAAAAAAATGTAGCAACGGCCATCGCGCAACTCACTGCCGAACAGCATATTACCCAAAAACAATTGGCCGAAGTAGAAGCGCAACTGCAAACGGCCCAAACCGAATACGAAACCCAAAAACAACTTACTGGCCAACTGCAAACGCAAGCCGCCGAAGCGACACAGCTTTTCCGCCAAAGTCAAGACGAGGTGTATCAGTTGCGTAAGTCGTTGGAAATAAACCAAATACAAATTTCGAGCCTCAAACAAGAGTTGGAGAAAAATCGCGCAGATTCCGACCGCCACACCGAGAGTTTGGGCGAGTTTGAAGACCGCATGGCCGATTTGCGCGAGCAAGTTTTGGACAAAGAACAAGAGCTAAACCGCCGCATTGCGGAGGAAACGCGCACGCAACAACTCATAGAACAAAACACCTTCGAAGCCGAGCAAGCACGCGAACAACTCATCGCCTGCAACCGCCAAGCCGATGCCGCTCAAAACGAATATAATCTTACTAAGTCGTTGGTGGACAGCTTAGAAGGTTTCCCTGAGGCGATTAAATTCCTGAAAAAACAAACCGATTGGAACAAAAATGCGCCCTTGGTTTCGGATATTCTCACTTGCGAGGAACAGTATCGCGTGGCGATTGAAGGCTACCTCGAACCGCTCATGAACTACTACGTCGTGGACGATGAGGCGCAAGCATTGCAGGCGATTCGGTTGCTTTCGGAGTCGGCACGTGGCAAAGCTAACTTTTTCATTTTGAGTAAATTAGAAGAATTTAGGCCAACGCTTCCGCCTTCGCTCAATGCGCAACTGAAAGCCGCTATCGAGATTGTAGAATTTGAGCCGCGTTATCGTCGGTTGGTGGAATATCTGTTGGATAATGTGTATTTGGTGCAGTCGGGCGCGGAGCAGTTCCCCGACGTGGTGGGCTGTACGTTGCTTGCGCCAAACGGCAACTTGACCAAACGCGCCTTTAGTTGGGCGGGCGGTTCGGTGGGTTTGTTTGAAGGAAAACGCATTGGCAGAGCCAAAAATTTGGAAAAACTCCAAGCCCAACTCAAAGAATTGGCCAGCCAAACCGAAAAGCTCAAGGCCGTTTTGGAACAAAAACAAAACACGGTAGCAGAGCTAAAACGCAATACACAAAAGTCTGTAATTGAATCCATTAGCAAAGAAATAAATTACCTGAATCAGGAACTTGTGGCTTTGCGAAGCAAACAAGAACAACTCGCCGTAATGCTACGCAACAGCGACACGCGCCAAGAGGATATTTTGGAAAAAATAGCCCAATTGGACGCAGACATTACGGAGCAACGCCCCAAATTACAGTTGCAAGCATTTGAATTACAGGAACTTGAAACGCGTATCGGTAGCCTGAACCAAGATTTGTTGGTGAACAACGAGCTTTTGACCCAAAAGTCAGGCAATTATAACCAGCTCAATATTTTGTTTCATCAGCAAGAAAACCGCCAAAGCAGCCAACAAAAAGAAATTAGCTATAAAGAATCGGAGGCGCAAGTGCTCGCGAATCGCGTTGAGCAGGCGGCCACCGAACAGCAGCGACTCACGGCAGACATTGAGGCTTTGCGCGAAATTGCGGAAGGTTCGGACGAACAACTTATTTCGATGTATGCCGAAAAAGAAGCCATCGAAAAAGGCGTAAACGAAGCCGAACGCGAGTACTACGCATTGCGCGGGCGCATCGACGGCGCGGACAAAGAAATACGCGAGTTGCAGCGCAGACGCGAACTGAATGATCAGTTAATGAGTGAGTTACAAAACAAGTCCAACGAATCGGCTTTGCACCTGACGGCAGTACGCGAGCGGCTTTCGGTGGAATTTGAGATTCAGATTACGCCCGAAATGATGCAGGACTATGACGGCGGCCTGTATTCGGAAGCCGAACTCAAAGAGCGCGTGCAAGGCGTAAAAAGTCAGTTGGATAAAATCGGGGCGATTAACCCGATGGCGATGGAAGCCTACAACGAAATTAAAGAACGACACGATTTTATTTCGGCACAAAAACAAGATTTGACAGAAGCCAAAAATTCACTTTTGGCCACGATTAGCGAAATAGACACGGTGGCGCGTGATAATTTTATGGCCACGTTCGGGCAAATTCGCGAACATTTTATTCGGGTGTTTCGGTCGCTGTTCACCGACGAAGATACTTGCGATTTGATACTGACCGACCCGAACAATCCGTTGGATTCGAGTATTGACATCGTCGCACGTCCGAAAGGCAAAAGACCACTGACTATCAATCAGTTGTCGGGTGGAGAAAAAACGCTGACGGCCATTTCGTTGCTGTTTGCCATTTACCTGATTAAGCCTGCGCCATTCTGTATTTTTGATGAAGTGGACGCACCGCTGGACGATGCCAATATTGATAAATTCAATAACATTATTCGGAAGTTTTCGGCGGAGTCGCAGTTTATTATCGTAACGCACAACAAACGTACGATGGCCAGCACCGACGTAATTTATGGCGTTACGATGTTGGAACAAGGCGTTTCGCGTGTTATTCCCGTGGATTTGCGGGAGTTGGCCTAA
- a CDS encoding T9SS type A sorting domain-containing protein produces MKKTLTLLAAVVAFAFNALGQMQPPAALNQTVTAEMMSAALKNGNLDSLMQRMQLPYNQETRQSDNMLLETNAIKQRLDSIVIAQSSKRIFTYDATGHNVTSIYFFWNTSSQAWQKSTKTEYSYNSDNLLASYITFSWSNNTWVNSTKYIYTYTESTKSYISYSWDTVTNLWKEMYISEVGYNSSGIVILQISKFYVALTNTWFGTKLEEVYNINGQRTNSYIYNWVDSNSTWESSNKYGYSYNSDGKIISSNYYQWHNNTWLNNSKMNYTYNGSNYIVMRYNWNSVTLSWDYSGKAEYFFDNSGSFISMNQINFNSSTNTWEGYKTECTYNSNNYLTNKVDYIYNDSSWVLLNKIDYEYDINWNITQVIIYKWNTTSSSWDYLSKSLYNFNLNYTGVELLLPDYYTMANMKTTEQHYSWNTSANTWNNTQSYTYYYSSQEVTAVRGKAETVASVYPVPAKEVLNIVLANDAQKATLEVFDAQGRSALTQNLENTSKVAVNNLKSGLYLYRITANGQTQNGKFVKE; encoded by the coding sequence ATGAAAAAAACACTAACGCTTTTGGCTGCTGTGGTGGCCTTTGCTTTCAATGCTTTGGGGCAGATGCAACCTCCCGCTGCTCTAAATCAAACTGTGACGGCAGAGATGATGTCTGCGGCTCTTAAAAATGGGAATCTTGATTCTCTAATGCAGCGTATGCAACTGCCTTATAATCAAGAAACGCGACAATCAGACAATATGCTATTAGAAACCAATGCTATCAAACAGCGTTTGGATAGTATAGTTATAGCGCAATCATCAAAAAGGATATTTACTTATGATGCAACGGGGCATAACGTTACATCCATTTATTTTTTTTGGAATACCTCTTCACAGGCTTGGCAAAAAAGCACTAAAACAGAGTATAGTTACAATTCGGATAATCTCTTAGCTTCGTATATTACCTTTTCTTGGAGTAATAACACTTGGGTCAATAGCACAAAATATATTTATACCTATACAGAATCGACAAAGTCCTATATTTCTTATTCATGGGATACCGTTACTAATTTATGGAAAGAAATGTATATTAGTGAGGTAGGTTATAATAGCAGTGGAATTGTAATATTGCAAATTTCAAAGTTTTATGTTGCTTTAACTAACACTTGGTTTGGAACTAAATTAGAAGAGGTTTATAATATAAATGGACAGAGAACCAACTCTTATATTTATAATTGGGTTGATAGTAATAGTACTTGGGAAAGTAGCAATAAATACGGTTATAGCTATAATTCTGACGGAAAAATAATATCTTCGAACTATTATCAATGGCATAATAACACATGGCTTAATAATTCGAAAATGAATTATACGTACAATGGCAGCAACTATATTGTAATGAGATATAACTGGAACTCAGTAACTTTAAGCTGGGATTATTCAGGTAAGGCAGAATATTTTTTTGATAATAGCGGTAGTTTTATATCAATGAATCAAATTAATTTTAATAGTTCTACAAATACATGGGAAGGCTATAAAACGGAATGTACTTACAATTCAAACAATTATCTTACAAATAAAGTAGATTATATTTACAATGATTCAAGCTGGGTTTTATTGAATAAAATTGATTATGAATATGATATCAATTGGAATATAACTCAAGTAATTATCTACAAATGGAATACAACCAGTAGCTCTTGGGATTACCTTAGTAAAAGTTTGTATAATTTTAACCTAAATTATACAGGGGTTGAATTGCTATTGCCTGATTATTATACTATGGCTAATATGAAAACCACGGAACAACATTATTCATGGAATACCAGTGCAAATACATGGAATAATACCCAAAGCTACACTTACTACTACTCTTCTCAAGAAGTAACGGCGGTGCGCGGCAAGGCAGAAACGGTGGCGAGTGTGTATCCAGTACCCGCCAAAGAGGTTTTGAATATTGTGCTGGCGAATGATGCTCAAAAAGCAACACTGGAAGTGTTCGACGCGCAAGGCCGCAGCGCACTGACCCAAAACCTTGAAAATACATCTAAAGTAGCTGTAAACAACTTAAAATCAGGCTTGTATTTGTATCGTATTACAGCCAATGGCCAAACACAAAACGGCAAATTTGTGAAAGAGTAA
- a CDS encoding UDP-N-acetylmuramate--L-alanine ligase: MKQVHFIAVGGSAMHNIAIALHTKGYKVTGSDDEVFEPSRSRLAKHGLLPAEMGWNPERIHAGLDSVIVGMHARPDNPELLKAQELGLTIYSYPEFIYSQSKNKQRIVVAGSHGKTTTTSMIMHVLAYHKRKFDYLVGAQLEGFDTMCKLTEDAPIIVIEGDEYFSSPIDRTPKFLRYQHHIGLVSGIAWDHINVFPTEEIYVRQFDHFADATPKGGILIYNDKDPLGSVICKKERPDVLQVPFQTHPAQIIDGVTHLVTSAGKVPVPFFGQHNLLNVSGAQHLCAKIGISEEMFYEAIQSFKGAANRLELVKQNSITALYKDFAHAPSKVRATTKALKEQYPQRKLFVCLELHTFSSLNKKFLKEYEGALNMADTAIVYFNPEVIAHKQLEPITAEEVKTAFKKADLQVYNDSKSLAEMLENYDWSGTNLALMSSGNFDGISANELAEKIVK; encoded by the coding sequence ATGAAGCAAGTTCATTTTATTGCGGTTGGCGGAAGTGCCATGCACAACATCGCCATTGCTTTACATACAAAAGGTTATAAAGTAACGGGGTCGGACGACGAGGTTTTTGAACCATCGCGTAGCCGACTCGCCAAACACGGCCTACTCCCAGCCGAAATGGGTTGGAATCCTGAACGCATTCACGCGGGTCTGGACTCGGTAATCGTGGGAATGCATGCACGCCCCGACAATCCCGAATTGCTTAAAGCCCAAGAACTTGGCCTGACGATTTATTCATATCCTGAATTTATTTATAGCCAATCAAAAAATAAACAACGCATCGTTGTGGCGGGTAGCCATGGCAAAACCACCACCACTTCAATGATTATGCACGTGTTGGCGTACCACAAACGCAAGTTTGATTATTTGGTAGGCGCACAACTCGAAGGCTTCGACACGATGTGCAAACTCACGGAAGACGCGCCAATTATCGTGATTGAGGGCGACGAATATTTTTCTTCGCCTATAGACCGCACACCAAAATTTTTACGCTATCAGCACCATATCGGTTTGGTGAGTGGCATCGCTTGGGACCACATCAACGTATTCCCGACCGAAGAAATTTATGTGCGTCAGTTCGACCATTTTGCCGACGCGACACCCAAAGGCGGCATTTTGATTTATAACGACAAAGATCCGCTTGGTTCTGTTATTTGCAAAAAAGAACGCCCAGACGTGTTGCAAGTACCTTTCCAAACGCACCCAGCGCAAATCATTGACGGCGTTACGCACTTGGTTACGTCTGCGGGGAAAGTACCTGTGCCGTTTTTCGGACAACATAACTTACTGAATGTGAGTGGTGCGCAGCATCTTTGTGCTAAAATTGGGATTTCAGAAGAAATGTTCTACGAGGCTATTCAGTCGTTCAAAGGCGCGGCCAACCGTTTAGAATTGGTAAAACAAAATTCGATAACAGCACTTTACAAAGACTTTGCACACGCTCCGTCGAAAGTTCGTGCCACCACCAAAGCCCTAAAAGAGCAATATCCGCAACGCAAATTGTTTGTTTGCTTGGAGTTGCACACGTTTAGCAGCCTCAACAAAAAGTTTTTGAAAGAATATGAAGGCGCATTGAACATGGCCGATACGGCTATCGTTTATTTCAATCCTGAAGTAATCGCGCACAAACAACTTGAGCCAATTACGGCGGAAGAAGTAAAAACAGCCTTCAAAAAAGCAGATTTGCAAGTCTATAACGACAGTAAATCACTGGCCGAAATGCTCGAAAACTACGACTGGTCAGGCACCAATTTGGCCTTGATGAGTTCGGGCAACTTCGATGGCATTTCTGCTAACGAACTGGCCGAAAAGATTGTAAAATAG
- a CDS encoding DUF4159 domain-containing protein: MRKGFLGIFVGLMLVVLSANGQQNYAFRVAKLKYNGGGDWYANKTALPNLIGFCNDNLRTNIAPREEVVEVGSLELFGYPYVYMTGHGNVVFSEAEAQNLRQYLIGGGFLHIDDNYGLDKFVRTEMKKVFPELSFVELPFSHPIYQQKYKFPKGLPKVHEHDNKPPQGFGLLYEGRLVCFYTYECDLGNGWEDQIIYNDPESVRQQALRMGANIMSFCLTNF; encoded by the coding sequence ATGCGTAAAGGCTTTTTAGGAATTTTTGTTGGGTTAATGCTTGTGGTTTTGTCGGCCAACGGGCAGCAAAATTATGCGTTTCGGGTGGCCAAACTCAAATACAATGGCGGCGGCGACTGGTACGCCAACAAAACGGCTTTGCCCAACCTGATTGGTTTCTGTAACGACAATTTGCGCACCAACATCGCCCCGCGCGAGGAGGTGGTAGAAGTGGGAAGTCTTGAACTTTTTGGCTATCCGTATGTGTATATGACGGGACACGGCAATGTGGTTTTTTCGGAAGCCGAAGCCCAAAATTTGCGTCAGTACCTTATCGGCGGAGGCTTTTTGCACATAGACGACAACTATGGTTTGGATAAGTTTGTGCGAACAGAAATGAAAAAGGTATTTCCTGAACTTAGCTTTGTGGAATTGCCGTTTTCGCACCCGATTTATCAACAAAAATACAAATTCCCGAAAGGGCTACCCAAAGTACACGAGCACGACAACAAACCGCCGCAAGGCTTTGGGCTGCTCTACGAAGGCCGTTTGGTTTGTTTTTATACTTACGAATGCGATTTGGGCAACGGCTGGGAAGACCAAATCATTTATAATGACCCCGAAAGCGTGCGCCAACAAGCCCTGCGCATGGGTGCGAACATCATGAGTTTTTGCCTTACGAATTTTTAG
- a CDS encoding aspartate-semialdehyde dehydrogenase, with product MKIAIVGATGLVGGEMLKVLAESQLPVTEIIAVASAKSVGQKVRYKDQELTVVSVEDAIAARPAIAIFSAGGSTSLALAPEFAKAGITVIDNSSAWRMSPDHQLIVPEINAHTLTAADKIIANPNCSTIQMVVALNPLYKKYGIKRIVVSTYQSVTGTGKKAVDQLNNERAGTEGEKAYPHPIDLNLIPHIDSFLDNGYTKEEMKMVNETKKIMGDDNIKVTATTVRVPVIGGHSEAVNVEFERDYDLDEVRQLLSTTEGVVLQDDVKNNVYPMPLFSKGRNEVFVGRLRRDDTQPNTLNMWIVADNLRKGAATNAVQIAEYLLKNNLV from the coding sequence ATGAAAATTGCAATTGTAGGAGCTACTGGCTTAGTTGGTGGCGAAATGCTCAAAGTGTTGGCAGAAAGCCAACTTCCTGTAACAGAAATTATCGCGGTGGCTTCGGCCAAATCTGTTGGGCAAAAGGTGCGCTACAAAGACCAAGAACTCACCGTAGTAAGTGTGGAAGATGCCATTGCTGCACGTCCAGCCATTGCGATTTTTTCGGCAGGCGGTAGCACTTCATTGGCTTTAGCTCCCGAATTTGCCAAAGCGGGCATTACGGTAATCGACAACTCGTCGGCTTGGCGCATGAGTCCAGACCACCAATTAATTGTGCCCGAAATCAACGCGCACACGCTCACGGCAGCCGACAAAATCATTGCCAATCCGAATTGTTCTACTATCCAAATGGTAGTGGCTCTCAATCCTTTATATAAAAAATACGGCATCAAACGCATCGTAGTTTCTACTTACCAATCCGTAACGGGAACAGGCAAAAAAGCCGTTGACCAACTCAACAACGAACGCGCAGGCACGGAAGGCGAAAAGGCTTATCCGCACCCAATCGACCTGAATCTTATCCCACACATTGATTCATTTTTGGACAATGGTTATACCAAAGAAGAAATGAAAATGGTAAACGAAACCAAAAAAATCATGGGCGACGACAACATCAAAGTAACGGCCACCACCGTGCGCGTGCCAGTTATTGGCGGCCACTCGGAGGCGGTAAACGTGGAATTTGAGCGCGATTATGATTTGGACGAAGTGCGCCAACTGCTAAGCACTACCGAAGGCGTGGTGTTGCAAGACGACGTAAAAAATAACGTTTACCCTATGCCACTTTTCAGCAAAGGCCGCAACGAAGTGTTTGTAGGCCGTTTGCGCCGCGACGACACGCAGCCCAACACGCTGAATATGTGGATTGTTGCCGACAACTTGCGCAAAGGTGCTGCCACCAATGCCGTACAAATTGCGGAATATTTATTGAAAAACAATTTGGTTTAA
- a CDS encoding GNAT family N-acetyltransferase, with protein sequence MIVNQNTVLELIAQVHAPAIFDIVQHNREHLRQWLGWVDRAQDVQFIENFVAGAQHRHAQGTEYSFVMITDGRVVGRIGLYKLDAANQSAEIGYWIAADQQGRGLVLQSCQRLLQFCFEELGLHRLEIRCGTGNLRSQRIPQLLGFEKEGTLRQAEYLHGAFIDLDVFGLLRQDYLKA encoded by the coding sequence ATGATCGTAAACCAAAACACCGTGCTGGAACTCATTGCGCAGGTGCATGCACCCGCCATTTTTGACATCGTACAGCACAACCGCGAGCATTTGCGGCAATGGCTCGGCTGGGTGGACAGGGCGCAAGACGTACAGTTTATCGAAAATTTTGTGGCTGGCGCACAACATCGGCACGCACAAGGCACGGAATATTCCTTTGTGATGATAACCGACGGGCGCGTAGTGGGCAGAATCGGGCTGTATAAACTTGATGCGGCCAATCAGTCCGCCGAAATTGGCTACTGGATTGCCGCCGACCAACAAGGGCGCGGCCTTGTGTTGCAATCGTGCCAAAGACTGCTACAATTTTGTTTTGAGGAATTGGGCTTGCATCGGCTCGAAATTCGTTGCGGCACTGGCAACCTGCGAAGCCAACGCATTCCGCAACTACTTGGTTTTGAAAAAGAAGGAACGCTTCGCCAAGCCGAATATTTGCATGGGGCGTTTATTGATTTAGATGTTTTTGGTTTGTTGCGTCAAGATTATTTGAAAGCATAA